AtttgaggctggagacgcgagacagcttacagaatggcaaattgtctcaaaagtgattttcccaccaaatagtctctaatagtgactagagacggcttactgaattcagctgtatgAATCctcgataactcaatggaacgtTCCTAATGTACAAGTAACTATCGATAATTTTGAGGGTGTGTTTGGATTAGTGTACCAGTGTAGTGCTGCTGTCCATTGTAAATCCTACCAAGTAGCGCAAGTAACAGCTGAAAACATCGCTGAAAAgtcacacattcacacgcacagtgctcgactaagtttcaaaaaaaactttaagattatttagcttaaattttaagaTGAGATtatccttaccaattgatgtatatatagaatataaaaggcgtatttgttgttaaataagctttttattatactaaattttttatcaatttttttaaactttcctTTAGCAATTTCATGAGCTTTTATAGCATTTTCGTGCAtttaaatacaaccatgtgcttgtatgttttgacattacatttcatacacgttcgtatttgccattctcattgtttctaaatttgtaaACAATGGCTGCAGTTAGCCGGTGTGCTTTTtcggaaaaatttattatttttgtgaaattttatacttaatctgtggtattgtggtggtcaaaaaggttttatgcaacaatactttgcctcacaacgcgacaatgtatttcgtaatgtcgaagtacttatacgtatattgtggcgaattatagcatcactatgttgttagtaaataaaggttGTGTctctgccactcttgtgtacatgaacaaatcaatcatcatttacatacatacatacatacaaggcataTCATAGATACCTTATAGGGTCCAAACACGATAACACGATGCGTCTTACTCACGAGTACTTCTTGATGTGGTATGTAAATTCATTAGTTGTGTTGGAGGAAATACGTCCACGACATATTGTTTAACGCTTCTCCTAATATTAGGCTTAATAATGTTGAGGCAACTCTTCCCCTCGTATAACTTCgttgttttcttttgttgaaGAGTAACGTCAGAGCTAAATATCCGAAACTGAATCAGCCAAAACTTCCATTGTATTTAGAGTGGGTCGGACGTagaataatagggggactcatgaaagcatataaacttataaggtgtaaaattatatccatttacacacgctgttatatgaacgcacctagtaatactcttgataaacttgattgtttatcagctgtattattgccaaacaaaatttttttgattgttatacaaattaaaaaatgccaagattaagtgaaaaatcaaaactagaacgcctttacttgctgatgttggagatttctgatgaaaatgcctgctgtaatgtctgcaaggttgcattcctttgagtttaccgcgtttacacaatgaaatgtgcgcgtaaatttatacaaattgtgtaaatgatttttcatacaaaatttgacagctcgtttacgcactagataaatttatacgtttacacactttataaggcatttatacggttacacgagtccccctaatattttaTGTAGCATCAAATTCCCAGCTTCCAGTTCTGATTGCAATGGGGCTAATAGTAGATAATAACCCTGTATTAAGCTCCTTAATGCTTCACTGAATATTTGCACACATGTGTAGTATGATGATATGATTTGTATTCCATTTCCTCGCGTTCTCGTGTGGATATTCTGTACCATGGTATAGTAACTGGATTGAATAAATGTACAATTCTATTAAGACTTACATTTTATCATCAAATGAATCTTCATCATCTAAAATGTCTGCCTCTAATTCAGCAACTTTATCCTTTTTACGTTTCTCCAAATACTTTCGACGTGAATGGACGCGCAGCTGTGACAGAATTTTGTCTCCATCTTCATGATCACGCTTTAGTCGCTTTGCAGCCTCTTCGACAGATTTACGACTATAGCTGGATTCCAATACTTTCCATGTTTTACACTCATCTCTCTTCTTCAATCAAGcccaaaaatacacaaaacgtTTGGCAAAGAGCGTTTAGATATGTTTAAATTAGAGTTGATCGATAAGAACGTTAAATTTTTCCGATACATTTACGAGGAAAAAACGTTTAGCTAAACAATTATCcattaaaataaaagacatttgcACAAAACATGTCttgtattttgtatgaaaaactatagAACAGCATTTCAGCTGTTCGCTTAAGGGTCAACTGGGACGTAGTttcgcagaacgaagcaattttgaactcgtgaatgcgcaatttAGTAAAGTGATTTGTGCACTAATCAAAATACCACAAATAAAACCCAGGTATCGCATTCACCAGttccaaattgcttcgttctgcgcaagtACGTCACAGTTGACTTGAACGAACAGCCGAAATGccttttttattgcaaaaaacaaGAGCAtgtttttgtgtaaatttattttattttaattgataatTTAATTGTTTAGCTAAAATGTTTTTAACCTTAAATGCATCGGAGAAATGTATCATTCTTATCGGTCAACTATAATTtgaacatatataaacaaatatcgCCGAAACTTCGCTCACAATTCACAGCATTATACATGTGATAGATCCTAGATTTGCCaagcaaaataattttaattctcGTACTGGTATGGAATCATTAATGGTTGTACCGATTTCTAAAGCATCAGTAAATCAGCGTGCAGGACGTGCTGGACGCATTGCGACAGGAAAATGTTTTCGCCTCTATACTGCTTGGGCTTACAAACTAATACTGTACCAGAGATACAGGGCATAAATCTTGGAAATGCTGTCCTTATGCTTAAAGCACTTGGTATAAATGATCTAATTCACTTTGACTTTTTAGATCCACCGCCATATTAAACGCTTGTCTTAGCTTAAGAACAATTATACGCTTTGTGTGCTCTCAACCATCATGGTGAACTAACGAAATTGGGTAGACGTATGGCCGAATTTCCAGTTGATCGAATGATGGGTAAAATGCTATTGGCTAGTGAGAAGTAGTAGAAGTTTGGAAAAATTTCATTCCGAGTTTGAAATGTAACTAACCAATACGtataatttagtttgatttcatacTCGGAATTCCATACTTTGTAACCAGGATTATTAAATTTGAATTCCGTAATTTTAGGTACAAATGTTCCGAAGAATTGGTATCAATTGCTGCGATGCTTTCTGTGAATAACGCAACATTCTATCGTCTAAAAGATAAAATCATACATGCCGGTATAGATCGTAAGAACTTCAATCATATGCATGGTGATTATTTGAGTTTGTTGCAAGTTTATAATCAATGGCTTGATACAGATTATAGCACGCAATGGTGCAAAATTATATTCAATATCGTTTATCCATTTAAAGAGGATCTAATAGAGCATCAAGTAAAATACAGcacaatttaaaaaattaaaaacttaatatCTCATCTTTTCAGATTTTAATAGTTGTGGCTGGTTTTACAAATCGTTTTTACACAACCCAGACGTGTAGCTGCCATGTGAGTTGCAGCGCCTACAGCTCAGAAATGGGAGAGGAATTGGGAAATGAAGTTGGCTACAGTACgaacaaaatcggtatgtgttgttcgatattatacccagcttttgcatgtgactttTCCGTCTACAGTGTCCtctaagaatagctgttaggattcttaggttatcttttgaggggcctattaatgccctatacaCTTTTAATAACCACGTTAATTTTTACAGAACGCGAGATTGAAGGACACCATCCGAATAGCACCGGATAAATTTCGTTTGGAATTGGTGGAGGGACGGGATCAAACAATAATTCAATctatgtgtatgtgaaattactaaacttgcattttattttaacaggttttattaaatttgggTCTCTGCAGAGGGATGTCGCTTTCCATACGTACATACCCTTGGATTCTTTGATGATATATTAATACCGCCATCTGCATTACAACATCATTCCCGGTTCGAGGAATCTGAACAAGCTTGGGTATGGAATATCTACTAGAAGATGGTGCTAAGCATGATTTATTCGTGGATATAAGAGAACCAATCGAATTTCGTGTTTTACTGGGAATTTTCGAAGAAAATTTAGCAATTGGACCACCAAAAATCAGACACACAACAATCAGGTTCAGCAGCGGGTACATCCGCCGGACAACCAGCATCTACACAACAAACAGAAATAAAGACTCCATACCGGATAGCGGTGTGTGTAAAAAGATGTAGATATATTAATAATCATAACatgtatcaaatttattttaggcTGCTATTAATGAATATGGGCTGGGTGTCTTATTTTGGTGGGATCAGCAGAATCAGAAAATTCATCTGTTTATTACTAATTTAAGTTTAATTAAATAGTAATATAAGTTTCGTCCACTTTGTTTACTTCTGTATTCGAAATTATGTATAGTATGATTAATTAAATTCGTAGACTTACAAATAAATGGATGATATTGTTAAGAACCTTTA
The Eurosta solidaginis isolate ZX-2024a chromosome 5, ASM4086904v1, whole genome shotgun sequence DNA segment above includes these coding regions:
- the LOC137251753 gene encoding uncharacterized protein; its protein translation is MHGDYLSLLQVYNQWLDTDYSTQWCKIIFNIVYPFKEDLIEHQILIVVAGFTNRFYTTQTCSCHVSCSAYSSEMGEELGNEVGYSTNKIEREIEGHHPNSTG